One Fuerstiella marisgermanici DNA window includes the following coding sequences:
- a CDS encoding DUF1559 domain-containing protein yields the protein MLANRQFAKRRIRGFTLIELLVVIAIIAILIALLLPAVQQAREAARRTQCKNNLKQLGLALHNYHDVHKMFTPNGVAGTTENVGGRYNQAWLSWSGLAMLLPYIDQGPVYNQIDFNYRWDNNNGGTVNNTMARTRIPAFVCPSDPGANASYTANMSPTSYGFSAGPASNWSMRTNNPGFATLYKGSKVRDFIDGTSNTIAVAEQQIGLNTGIWDTSKTKRSNWHRVVTGTRLQHANNTNGRVWSTAQTRVDAINAYYDSCKAMYDSGSGWNGSSDEQGRFWAAGRVFWGPWLTTLVGPNAGPSCDNDNSVTDMSIKEPSSYHTGGVQVLLADGSVRFVSENIDQRTWIGAGSISGGETLGEW from the coding sequence ATGTTAGCCAATCGACAGTTCGCGAAGCGGCGAATCCGAGGGTTTACCCTTATTGAGCTCTTAGTGGTGATCGCGATTATCGCCATCCTGATAGCCTTGCTGTTGCCCGCCGTGCAACAGGCCCGGGAAGCGGCACGAAGAACGCAGTGCAAAAACAACCTGAAGCAGTTGGGCCTGGCACTGCACAATTACCACGACGTACACAAGATGTTCACGCCTAATGGTGTTGCTGGAACAACGGAGAACGTCGGTGGGCGTTACAACCAGGCTTGGTTATCGTGGAGCGGCCTAGCCATGCTGCTGCCGTACATCGATCAAGGCCCGGTCTACAATCAGATCGATTTCAACTATCGATGGGACAACAACAATGGTGGCACAGTGAACAACACCATGGCACGGACGCGAATTCCAGCTTTTGTGTGTCCCAGTGACCCCGGTGCGAACGCCAGCTACACCGCCAACATGAGCCCGACGTCGTACGGCTTTTCGGCAGGGCCGGCCTCTAACTGGTCGATGCGTACCAACAATCCTGGCTTCGCCACCCTCTACAAAGGTTCCAAAGTTCGCGACTTCATCGATGGTACGAGTAACACGATCGCAGTCGCCGAACAGCAGATCGGTTTGAACACTGGTATTTGGGACACATCAAAAACGAAACGGTCAAACTGGCATCGCGTCGTTACTGGCACTCGACTGCAGCATGCCAACAACACCAATGGTCGAGTCTGGAGTACAGCACAGACTCGCGTTGATGCGATCAATGCGTACTACGACAGTTGCAAAGCGATGTACGATTCGGGAAGCGGTTGGAATGGGTCCAGCGATGAGCAGGGCCGATTCTGGGCTGCCGGTCGTGTCTTCTGGGGGCCTTGGCTGACAACTTTGGTTGGTCCAAATGCCGGCCCTTCCTGCGACAACGACAACTCTGTCACAGACATGTCGATCAAAGAACCAAGCAGCTACCACACAGGCGGTGTGCAAGTACTGCTGGCAGACGGATCAGTACGGTTCGTGAGCGAAAACATTGACCAGCGCACATGGATCGGCGCAGGTTCTATCTCCGGTGGTGAGACTCTTGGCGAGTGGTGA